One Rhodothermales bacterium DNA segment encodes these proteins:
- a CDS encoding family 20 glycosylhydrolase, translating into MPRLLIAVVLLLLAGCAGDPMPPSSPTYAIAVDWEVLQNPTQEPLQAVSRLTITNEGSSTLPVHGWRLYFNFSRLFAAGAPDTPLLVEHVNGDFYRLSPGPGFQPLEPGASVSVDLRSSDWLIKKTDAPAGFYLVADEGGDPLPIEHVRIHPFTRPEQTTRYPGDIVQVPTPASRYDANASLTLLPTAELPPVLPTPVRLTRTGGDVRIDAATRIQHGEGLAGEARYLAGALRETLGIDPATAEGTGTGPGIVTLLIEPVSAGVGVADEAYRLDATAQGIVIRGATASGVFYGIQSLRGLIPPDATGPEAVMPAVAIVDAPRFPFRGMHVDVARNFHEPDRMKRLLEAMAFYKLNRLHVHLSDDEGWRLEIAGLPELTAVGARRGHTIDEADRLYPSYASGPAPEPSAGTGYYSREAFIDLLRFALERHIEVIPEFDFPGHSRAAIRSMEARYNRLAAAGDPEAAAYRLIHPEDASSYQSVQLWNDNVIDVCLPSTYTFIQKVIDETVALYREAGAPLTAFHVGGDEVPRGAWVGSPACRDAGGAPDPEALKESFFASIYAMLEPYGLVMAGWEEMALHHGEAGKVPSEVLRGKKVRANTWNTVWGWGDEDNAYRLANAGYDVVMSNAGDLYFDLAYDKDPEEPGYYWAGFVDTYAAFAFTPLDLFKSARTDRMGHPLDPDALAAGRERLTASGRDRIRGIQGQLWSENAVSRERFEYLIFPKLLGLAERAWAPAPSWETSSPARGAVERAAAWNVFANRLGQRELPRLDRLAGGIAYRIPPPGVRVDGGLVRANTAFPGMAIHFSSDGTEPDAGAARYEGPLPAGSSFLFRVFSTQGRGSTSAAF; encoded by the coding sequence ATGCCGCGCCTCCTGATTGCGGTCGTCCTTCTCCTGCTGGCCGGCTGCGCCGGCGACCCGATGCCTCCTTCCTCTCCCACCTACGCGATCGCGGTCGACTGGGAAGTCCTCCAGAACCCGACTCAGGAGCCCTTGCAGGCCGTCTCCCGCCTGACCATCACCAACGAGGGCTCATCCACCCTCCCGGTCCACGGCTGGCGGCTGTATTTCAACTTCAGCCGTCTCTTCGCTGCCGGAGCCCCGGACACACCGCTGCTCGTGGAGCACGTCAACGGCGATTTCTACCGCCTCTCGCCCGGCCCCGGCTTCCAGCCCCTGGAGCCCGGCGCCTCCGTATCCGTCGACCTGCGGTCGTCCGACTGGCTGATCAAAAAGACCGACGCGCCGGCGGGTTTTTACCTCGTGGCGGACGAAGGCGGCGACCCCTTGCCCATCGAACACGTCCGCATCCATCCCTTCACGCGTCCGGAGCAGACGACGCGGTACCCGGGCGATATCGTGCAGGTACCCACCCCCGCCTCGCGGTACGACGCCAACGCGAGCCTGACCCTGCTGCCGACCGCCGAACTGCCGCCCGTCCTCCCCACCCCTGTTCGACTCACCCGTACCGGCGGTGACGTTCGTATCGACGCCGCGACCCGCATCCAGCATGGCGAGGGGCTGGCGGGCGAAGCCCGCTACCTGGCCGGCGCGCTGCGGGAGACGCTCGGCATCGATCCGGCGACGGCCGAGGGCACCGGGACGGGCCCCGGCATCGTCACGCTGCTGATCGAACCGGTCAGCGCCGGCGTCGGCGTAGCCGACGAGGCCTATCGGCTCGACGCGACCGCGCAGGGCATCGTGATCCGCGGCGCCACGGCGTCCGGCGTGTTTTACGGCATCCAGAGCCTGCGCGGGCTGATCCCGCCGGACGCGACGGGCCCCGAGGCCGTGATGCCGGCCGTCGCCATCGTCGATGCGCCGCGATTCCCCTTCCGGGGCATGCATGTGGATGTCGCCCGCAATTTCCACGAGCCGGACCGCATGAAGCGGCTCCTGGAGGCGATGGCGTTTTACAAGCTCAACCGGCTCCATGTCCATCTGTCGGACGACGAGGGCTGGCGGCTGGAAATCGCCGGCCTGCCCGAACTGACCGCCGTAGGAGCCCGGCGCGGCCACACCATCGACGAGGCCGACCGGCTGTATCCTTCGTACGCCTCTGGACCCGCCCCCGAGCCTTCTGCCGGCACGGGATACTACAGCCGCGAGGCGTTTATCGATTTGCTTCGTTTCGCGCTGGAGCGGCACATCGAGGTGATTCCCGAATTCGACTTCCCGGGGCACTCCCGCGCCGCGATCCGGTCGATGGAGGCGCGCTACAACCGGCTGGCGGCCGCCGGCGACCCCGAGGCCGCGGCATACCGGCTCATCCACCCCGAAGACGCCTCGTCGTACCAGTCCGTCCAGCTGTGGAACGACAACGTGATCGATGTCTGCCTGCCCTCGACGTACACCTTCATCCAGAAAGTGATCGATGAGACGGTCGCCCTGTACCGCGAGGCCGGCGCCCCGCTCACCGCCTTCCACGTCGGCGGGGACGAGGTGCCGCGTGGCGCATGGGTCGGCTCGCCGGCCTGCCGCGATGCCGGCGGCGCCCCGGATCCGGAAGCGCTCAAGGAATCGTTTTTCGCCTCGATCTATGCCATGCTCGAGCCCTATGGCCTGGTCATGGCCGGCTGGGAAGAGATGGCACTGCATCACGGCGAGGCCGGCAAGGTCCCGAGCGAGGTACTGCGGGGTAAAAAGGTGCGGGCCAATACCTGGAATACCGTATGGGGCTGGGGGGATGAGGACAACGCCTACCGCCTCGCCAATGCCGGCTACGACGTGGTGATGAGCAACGCCGGCGACCTGTATTTCGACCTGGCGTACGACAAGGACCCGGAAGAACCCGGCTACTACTGGGCCGGCTTTGTGGACACCTATGCGGCGTTCGCCTTCACCCCGCTGGACCTGTTCAAGTCGGCGCGGACCGACCGGATGGGGCACCCGCTCGACCCCGACGCCCTGGCGGCCGGCCGCGAGCGGCTTACGGCCTCCGGGCGCGACAGGATCCGGGGGATCCAGGGGCAGCTCTGGAGTGAAAATGCTGTGTCGAGGGAGCGCTTCGAGTACCTCATCTTCCCGAAGTTGCTCGGCCTCGCCGAACGCGCCTGGGCTCCGGCGCCATCCTGGGAAACGAGTTCGCCGGCGCGGGGCGCCGTCGAGCGCGCGGCCGCGTGGAACGTCTTCGCGAACCGCCTCGGGCAGCGCGAACTGCCGCGGCTGGACCGGCTGGCGGGCGGGATTGCGTATCGGATTCCGCCTCCGGGGGTCCGGGTGGATGGCGGGCTGGTGAGGGCCAACACGGCCTTCCCCGGGATGGCGATCCATTTTTCATCCGACGGGACGGAACCCGACGCCGGCGCCGCGCGGTATGAGGGTCCGTTGCCGGCCGGCTCCTCGTTCCTCTTCCGCGTCTTCAGCACGCAAGGCCGCGGCAGCACCTCCGCAGCATTCTGA
- a CDS encoding type 1 glutamine amidotransferase: MDVLIGITTSFNEDEQRLDRAYVEAVASTGAIPVILPMSVPDEVIDALVARLDGLVITGGPAIVQGLIGELPEDLGATDPARTAADERYLTRALERHLPILGICYGMQLLNARAGGRIYGDVERQQKTMVHSAKRGAKMHDIEIRPESVLHDILRRTNVSVNTRHIQALASVGEGYRVSATAPDGVIEAIERPDGRILGVQFHPEKMGAAMRPLFQHLTDRARAFSVDKATA, from the coding sequence ATGGACGTCTTGATCGGAATTACTACGTCGTTCAACGAAGACGAGCAGCGGCTCGACCGCGCCTATGTGGAGGCGGTCGCGTCGACCGGGGCGATCCCGGTGATCTTACCGATGTCCGTTCCGGACGAGGTCATCGACGCGCTGGTCGCGCGCCTCGACGGGCTGGTGATCACCGGCGGGCCGGCGATCGTGCAGGGGCTCATCGGCGAGCTGCCGGAAGACCTCGGGGCCACAGATCCGGCGCGTACGGCGGCGGACGAGCGCTATCTGACGCGTGCGCTGGAGCGGCATCTGCCGATCCTGGGCATCTGCTACGGGATGCAATTGCTCAATGCGCGCGCCGGGGGGCGGATCTATGGCGACGTGGAGCGTCAACAAAAAACGATGGTGCATAGCGCTAAACGCGGAGCCAAAATGCACGATATAGAGATCAGACCCGAATCCGTCCTGCACGATATTCTCAGGCGCACGAACGTGTCGGTCAACACCCGACACATTCAGGCGCTTGCGTCTGTTGGTGAGGGATATCGTGTTTCGGCCACCGCGCCCGACGGCGTCATCGAAGCTATCGAGCGACCGGACGGCCGGATCCTGGGCGTCCAGTTTCATCCGGAAAAAATGGGTGCAGCGATGCGCCCTCTTTTCCAGCACCTGACCGATCGCGCCCGCGCGTTTTCGGTCGATAAGGCCACGGCATGA
- the ppk1 gene encoding polyphosphate kinase 1: protein MKQQDMPELVGARVRSSNGHEESGVIARFPTATSAQRVPKNASLDHTGLYFNRELSWIDFNWRVLYLAMDERIPLLERVRFLAIASSNLDEFFRKRIGGLKRQAAAGVRRLSPDGRTPEQQLALISRSVPRMYREMATIWQRTLKPLLASEAGIQVVNYSDLGTRQKERLDRYYQSNIYPILTPLAVDPGHPFPFISNLSLSLSVMLRHPRRGSEHFARLKVPKSRQRWVALEEPNHFVPIEQVIEHNVESLFRGMEVLNVNAFRITRNADIRRNEEEADDLIEMISDELQERRSAPVVRLEVDSDMPNHVQLLLMRELELSPEDIYQTTDGLVDHTDCAFFANLDLPEHKYPVWEPATPVRFHPTSDPKDDPNIFEEIKRRDILVHHPYESFRGTVQHFLEMAADDPQVLAIKQTLYRTSSDSPVALALMRAAQSGKQVAVLVEVKARFDEENNIEWAQMLEKAGVHVTYGLVGLKTHTKVTLVVREEGSQVQTYCHIGTGNYNPTTARLYTDLGLFTADQARGYDLVNLFHYLTGYAPEQQYNELLVAPRDMRDAFIRLIRREVDFQKSHGNGRIVAQMNALDDVEMIKELYRASQAGVSIDLIIRGHSRLRPGLARFSDNIRVISVLGRFLEHGRIYYFHNNGAPRVYIGSADWMRRNLDDRVEVATEIVDEAIKQRLIETLRVALNDRRSAWELRSDGHYVLRRPGPGEEDSGYQEVMMRRVHAWSREE from the coding sequence ATGAAACAGCAGGATATGCCCGAACTGGTCGGCGCGCGCGTGCGCAGCAGCAACGGGCATGAGGAATCCGGCGTGATAGCGCGGTTTCCCACGGCGACGTCCGCCCAGCGCGTGCCTAAAAACGCGTCACTCGATCACACCGGCCTCTACTTCAACCGGGAGCTGAGCTGGATCGACTTCAACTGGCGCGTCCTCTATCTCGCCATGGACGAGCGCATACCGCTGCTCGAACGGGTCCGTTTTCTCGCGATCGCATCGTCCAACCTCGACGAGTTTTTCCGCAAACGCATCGGCGGGCTCAAGCGGCAGGCGGCCGCCGGCGTGCGCCGACTTTCCCCCGACGGCCGCACCCCCGAGCAACAGCTCGCCCTGATCTCGCGCAGCGTGCCCCGGATGTACCGCGAGATGGCGACCATCTGGCAGCGGACGCTCAAGCCGCTGCTGGCGTCGGAAGCCGGCATCCAGGTGGTCAACTACAGCGACCTCGGCACCCGTCAGAAAGAGCGGCTCGACCGGTACTATCAATCCAATATTTACCCGATCCTCACCCCGCTGGCGGTGGACCCCGGGCATCCGTTTCCGTTCATCTCCAACCTCAGCCTGTCGCTCTCCGTCATGCTGCGGCATCCGCGGCGCGGCAGCGAGCATTTTGCGCGCCTCAAGGTGCCCAAGAGCCGGCAGCGCTGGGTGGCGCTGGAAGAACCGAACCACTTCGTGCCCATCGAGCAGGTCATCGAACACAACGTCGAGAGCCTGTTCCGGGGGATGGAGGTGCTCAACGTCAATGCCTTCCGCATCACCCGCAACGCCGATATCCGGCGCAACGAGGAGGAAGCGGATGACCTGATCGAGATGATTTCGGATGAGCTGCAGGAGCGCCGGTCGGCGCCAGTGGTGCGTCTCGAAGTCGATAGCGACATGCCCAACCACGTCCAGCTGCTGCTGATGCGCGAGCTGGAGCTGTCGCCGGAGGACATCTACCAGACCACGGACGGTCTCGTGGATCACACGGATTGCGCGTTTTTCGCCAACCTCGATCTGCCCGAGCACAAATACCCGGTGTGGGAGCCGGCGACGCCGGTCCGCTTTCATCCCACTAGCGACCCGAAGGACGACCCCAACATCTTCGAGGAGATCAAGCGGCGCGACATCCTCGTGCACCATCCGTACGAGTCCTTCCGCGGCACCGTACAGCACTTCCTCGAGATGGCGGCGGACGATCCCCAGGTGCTCGCGATCAAGCAGACCCTCTACCGCACGTCGTCCGACTCCCCCGTGGCGCTGGCGCTGATGCGCGCCGCGCAGAGCGGCAAGCAGGTGGCGGTGCTCGTGGAGGTGAAGGCCCGGTTCGACGAGGAGAACAACATCGAGTGGGCCCAGATGTTGGAGAAGGCCGGCGTGCACGTCACCTACGGCCTCGTCGGTCTCAAAACGCACACGAAAGTCACCCTGGTGGTGCGCGAGGAAGGGTCGCAGGTACAGACCTATTGCCACATCGGGACAGGCAATTACAACCCGACGACCGCGCGGCTCTATACGGATCTGGGCCTCTTCACGGCCGACCAGGCGCGCGGCTACGACCTCGTCAACCTGTTCCACTACCTGACGGGCTACGCGCCGGAGCAGCAGTACAACGAACTGCTCGTCGCGCCGCGGGACATGCGGGACGCCTTCATTCGGCTCATCCGCCGGGAAGTCGATTTTCAGAAAAGCCACGGCAACGGACGCATCGTCGCGCAGATGAACGCCCTCGACGATGTGGAGATGATCAAGGAGCTCTATCGGGCGTCGCAGGCCGGCGTGTCGATCGACCTCATCATCCGCGGCCACTCCCGGCTCCGCCCGGGCCTCGCCCGCTTCTCGGACAACATCCGCGTCATCAGCGTGCTGGGCCGTTTCCTCGAACACGGACGCATCTACTACTTCCACAACAACGGCGCACCGCGCGTCTACATCGGAAGCGCCGACTGGATGCGGCGCAACCTCGACGATCGGGTGGAAGTGGCTACGGAGATCGTGGACGAAGCCATCAAACAACGGCTGATCGAAACGCTGCGCGTCGCCCTCAACGACCGCCGCTCCGCCTGGGAGCTGCGCTCGGACGGCCACTACGTCTTGCGCCGCCCCGGTCCGGGAGAAGAGGATTCAGGCTACCAGGAAGTGATGATGCGCCGCGTCCACGCCTGGAGTCGGGAAGAATGA
- the dnaG gene encoding DNA primase yields the protein MRIPEEKVDEVRSAVGIVDVVGDYVALKRRGSNYVGLCPFHKEKTPSFNVNPEIGIYKCFGCGAGGNSFQFLMRLENIGFVEAVRMLADKAGIALPEDDAPPEASENEAIYHALRFAARFFYRHLTQEPEGRAGLAYLTDRGFTPETIKHFGLGYAPDAWDALLTAAGAASIEVDILEKAGLIIPRKDKSGHYDRYRGRVIFPIFSHIGKVLGFGGRILKPADDQPKYINSPETSVYHKSQVLYGLSQARDEIRQRGEVILVEGYTDVITLHQGGVRHVVASSGTALTPEQVKLLARYAKRVLVLYDADSAGANAAVRGIDIVLEQGLAVYSLALPAGADPDSFVRDKGGEALLAYIDRNRQDFVAFKYAQARASGALDTPEGQAQAMRSILETVARLPDPLLRETYLRRASDVLKVPDIELRGVLDTIGKKQRKAAPAPPPPPDPYAVYTADDDVVYDEAGFAEAASAGGSAPASVSLQPLPQEKMLFRLMLEHGNPMVEYILGHMSMDEFSEGVMRNAVEKVLEMYHAGGVESQRFIESDAPAPIRALATEVLMQEHEPSMHWERKQNIPIPRFNKEPYETAGDSMMLLKLRRVKQAIERHNEVLFRAEKNGEELRPIQEQLMALHELQKQIKRKAFLEST from the coding sequence ATGCGCATTCCTGAAGAGAAGGTAGATGAAGTACGCAGCGCCGTCGGCATCGTCGACGTCGTGGGGGACTACGTTGCGCTCAAGCGGCGGGGGTCGAACTATGTCGGCCTCTGTCCTTTCCACAAGGAGAAAACGCCCTCGTTCAACGTCAACCCCGAAATCGGCATCTACAAGTGTTTCGGGTGCGGCGCCGGCGGCAACAGTTTCCAGTTCCTCATGCGCCTCGAGAACATCGGCTTCGTCGAGGCCGTGCGTATGCTGGCCGACAAGGCCGGCATCGCGCTCCCCGAGGACGACGCGCCGCCGGAAGCCAGCGAAAACGAGGCGATCTACCACGCGCTCCGCTTCGCCGCCCGCTTTTTTTATCGGCATCTCACCCAGGAGCCTGAAGGCCGGGCCGGCCTCGCGTACCTGACGGATCGCGGCTTCACGCCGGAGACGATCAAGCACTTCGGCCTCGGCTATGCGCCGGATGCCTGGGATGCGCTGCTCACGGCGGCCGGCGCGGCGTCGATCGAGGTCGACATCCTCGAAAAGGCGGGGTTGATCATCCCCCGGAAGGACAAGTCGGGCCATTACGACCGCTACCGCGGACGGGTCATCTTTCCCATCTTCTCGCACATCGGCAAGGTGCTCGGGTTCGGCGGGCGCATCCTCAAGCCGGCGGACGACCAGCCCAAATACATCAACTCGCCCGAGACGAGCGTCTACCACAAGAGCCAGGTGCTCTACGGCCTCTCGCAGGCGCGCGACGAGATCCGCCAGCGCGGCGAGGTCATCCTCGTCGAAGGCTACACCGACGTCATCACCCTGCATCAGGGCGGCGTGCGCCATGTGGTGGCGTCGAGCGGGACCGCCCTCACGCCCGAGCAGGTGAAACTGCTGGCCCGCTACGCGAAGCGGGTGCTCGTGCTGTACGATGCCGACTCCGCCGGCGCGAACGCGGCCGTCCGCGGGATCGACATCGTGCTGGAGCAGGGGCTGGCGGTGTATAGCCTGGCGCTGCCGGCCGGCGCAGATCCCGATTCGTTCGTGCGCGACAAGGGCGGCGAAGCGCTGCTGGCGTATATCGACCGCAACCGGCAGGACTTCGTGGCCTTCAAATACGCCCAGGCCCGGGCGTCCGGCGCGCTCGACACGCCAGAGGGACAGGCCCAGGCCATGCGCTCCATCCTGGAAACCGTCGCCCGCCTGCCCGATCCGCTGTTGCGCGAGACCTACCTGCGCCGGGCGAGCGATGTGCTGAAGGTGCCCGACATCGAATTGCGCGGGGTGCTAGATACCATCGGAAAGAAGCAGCGCAAGGCGGCCCCGGCGCCACCGCCTCCGCCCGATCCGTACGCGGTCTACACGGCGGACGACGATGTCGTCTACGACGAGGCGGGCTTCGCCGAGGCGGCGTCAGCCGGCGGCAGCGCGCCGGCGTCCGTCTCCCTGCAGCCCCTCCCTCAGGAGAAGATGCTGTTCCGGCTGATGCTGGAGCACGGCAACCCGATGGTCGAATACATCCTCGGCCACATGTCGATGGATGAGTTCAGCGAAGGCGTCATGCGCAACGCCGTGGAGAAGGTGCTCGAGATGTATCACGCCGGCGGCGTGGAGAGCCAGCGATTCATCGAGTCCGATGCGCCCGCGCCGATCCGCGCGCTGGCGACGGAGGTCCTCATGCAGGAACACGAACCGTCGATGCACTGGGAGCGCAAGCAGAACATCCCCATCCCCCGGTTCAACAAGGAGCCCTACGAGACCGCCGGCGACAGCATGATGCTTCTCAAGCTGCGCCGGGTGAAACAGGCCATCGAGCGACACAATGAGGTCCTCTTCCGGGCGGAAAAAAACGGGGAGGAGCTCCGCCCCATCCAGGAGCAGCTGATGGCGCTCCACGAACTCCAGAAACAGATCAAACGGAAAGCGTTTCTGGAATCGACGTGA
- a CDS encoding 4'-phosphopantetheinyl transferase superfamily protein: protein MVPSIPWRRPPASLTLAAQEIHVWRALLHQRPEDIALLESVLSMDERAKAGRYKFDHNRNDYIVARGVLRHILGAYVDRRPESLQFYYSPYGKPALNAEIDGQKLSFNVSHSGGYALYAIARGREIGIDVERVRPEAAQDGVAERFFSPREVATLRGLPSHAQPLAFFNCWTRKEAYIKARGEGLSLPLNQFDVSLTPGEPARLLQSRVDPEDPARWTLQAIPFEHGYVAAVAAEGNDWKLTYWNWQP from the coding sequence ATGGTTCCCTCAATTCCCTGGCGCCGGCCACCCGCATCGTTAACGCTTGCCGCGCAGGAGATCCATGTGTGGCGCGCGCTGCTACACCAGCGCCCCGAAGACATCGCCCTGCTGGAAAGCGTGCTGTCGATGGACGAGCGAGCCAAAGCCGGCCGGTACAAGTTCGACCATAACCGGAACGATTACATCGTCGCCCGGGGCGTGCTGCGGCACATACTCGGCGCCTACGTCGATCGCCGGCCCGAATCGCTGCAATTCTACTACAGCCCCTACGGCAAGCCGGCGCTCAACGCCGAGATCGACGGCCAGAAACTCTCCTTCAACGTGTCGCACAGTGGCGGCTACGCCCTGTACGCCATCGCCCGAGGCCGGGAGATCGGCATCGACGTGGAACGCGTCCGCCCTGAAGCCGCGCAGGACGGCGTGGCCGAACGCTTTTTTTCGCCCAGGGAAGTGGCTACCCTGCGCGGTCTTCCGTCGCACGCACAGCCGCTCGCGTTCTTTAACTGCTGGACGCGAAAAGAAGCGTATATTAAGGCGCGCGGCGAAGGCCTGTCGCTTCCGCTCAACCAGTTCGACGTGAGCCTGACGCCGGGCGAACCGGCCCGGCTGCTGCAATCACGCGTCGACCCGGAGGATCCGGCGCGATGGACGCTCCAGGCGATCCCCTTCGAGCACGGCTATGTGGCTGCCGTCGCCGCCGAAGGCAACGACTGGAAGCTCACCTACTGGAACTGGCAACCCTGA
- a CDS encoding ROK family protein translates to MEILGIDIGGSGIKGAPVDLATGSLTKERYRIPTPQPATPEAVAHVVCQIVDHFSWKGIIGCTFPARIKRGVAKTAANVDKSWLGTNAEALFEHRTGCKTVVVNDADAAGVAELAYGAGKNREGLVLLLTFGTGIGSALFINQCLVPNTELGHLEFKGGDAEHYAADSARKKHDLGWSAWAKRVQEFLDHIEFLFGPDVIIIGGGVSKPNKRAKFFDLLHTEAELITAELENDAGIIGAAYHARTVA, encoded by the coding sequence GTGGAGATTCTAGGCATCGATATCGGCGGATCCGGCATCAAGGGCGCCCCGGTGGATCTGGCAACCGGCTCGCTCACGAAGGAACGCTACCGCATCCCAACCCCGCAGCCGGCCACGCCCGAGGCCGTGGCGCACGTGGTCTGTCAAATCGTCGACCATTTCTCCTGGAAGGGCATCATCGGGTGCACGTTCCCGGCCCGCATCAAACGGGGGGTCGCCAAAACGGCCGCCAACGTGGACAAATCGTGGCTGGGCACCAACGCCGAGGCCCTGTTCGAGCACAGGACGGGGTGCAAGACCGTCGTCGTGAACGACGCGGACGCCGCCGGCGTGGCAGAACTGGCCTACGGCGCGGGGAAAAACCGGGAAGGGCTCGTCCTGCTCCTCACCTTCGGCACCGGCATCGGCAGCGCGCTCTTCATCAACCAGTGCCTCGTGCCCAACACGGAACTCGGACACCTCGAATTCAAGGGCGGGGATGCGGAGCATTACGCCGCCGACAGCGCCCGCAAGAAACATGACCTCGGCTGGAGCGCCTGGGCCAAGCGCGTGCAGGAATTCCTCGACCACATCGAGTTTCTCTTCGGGCCGGACGTCATCATCATCGGCGGCGGCGTCAGCAAACCGAACAAACGCGCCAAGTTTTTCGACCTGCTGCATACCGAGGCCGAACTGATCACGGCCGAACTCGAGAACGACGCCGGCATCATCGGCGCCGCCTATCACGCCCGCACCGTCGCCTGA
- a CDS encoding RuBisCO large subunit C-terminal-like domain-containing protein: MRVTLNLALPLAEAASLASSILIEQTVETPPDVAHAYPFVRERFAGEILSLVPADPGCHLTLQLPDTGCTDAAQCLNVLFGNVSLHEKVSLLDFEPTAAWTSLLPGPRHGIAGLRAAVGIQDRPLLCAAIKPVGMNVDEIASVCARIADGGIDFIKDDHYFSDAPFAPFEARVRACQRAVDDAGQRLGRRIVYVPNLTGAPAQLERQADLAQQLGVGAVMAAPMLVGLPAYRALADRLDIPLFAHPSFAGATRIAPEALFGKLFRLFGADAVIFANYGGRFSYDRDTCIAMARTMRAPLAGVRPALPVPAGGMTVERAGELVDAFGLDAMLLIGGSLLQAADLTARAGTLRESVETAARSLLS; this comes from the coding sequence ATGCGGGTCACGCTCAACCTGGCTCTCCCGCTCGCGGAAGCGGCGTCGCTGGCGTCCTCGATCCTGATCGAACAGACGGTCGAGACGCCGCCCGACGTCGCCCACGCGTACCCGTTCGTGCGCGAACGCTTCGCCGGCGAAATCCTCTCGCTCGTGCCGGCCGATCCGGGCTGCCACCTGACGCTCCAGCTCCCGGACACCGGCTGCACCGACGCCGCGCAATGCCTGAACGTCCTGTTCGGCAACGTATCCCTGCACGAAAAGGTGTCGTTGCTCGATTTCGAGCCGACCGCCGCCTGGACGAGCCTGCTGCCCGGGCCGCGCCACGGCATCGCCGGGCTCCGCGCCGCCGTCGGCATCCAGGACCGCCCCCTCCTCTGCGCCGCCATCAAGCCGGTGGGGATGAATGTGGATGAGATCGCATCCGTATGCGCGCGCATCGCCGACGGCGGGATCGACTTCATCAAGGACGACCACTATTTCTCCGACGCCCCTTTCGCCCCTTTCGAGGCCCGGGTCCGCGCCTGCCAGCGGGCGGTTGACGACGCCGGCCAGCGGCTCGGCCGGCGCATCGTGTACGTGCCCAACCTCACCGGCGCGCCGGCGCAGCTCGAACGGCAGGCCGACCTCGCGCAGCAGCTCGGCGTCGGCGCCGTCATGGCCGCTCCGATGCTGGTGGGCCTGCCGGCGTACCGCGCGCTCGCCGATCGGCTCGACATCCCCCTGTTTGCGCATCCCAGCTTCGCCGGCGCGACGCGCATCGCGCCGGAAGCGTTGTTCGGCAAGCTGTTTCGCCTTTTCGGCGCCGATGCCGTAATTTTCGCCAACTACGGCGGCCGCTTCAGCTACGACCGGGACACCTGCATCGCGATGGCGCGGACGATGCGCGCGCCGCTTGCGGGCGTCCGCCCCGCGCTGCCCGTGCCGGCCGGCGGCATGACCGTCGAGCGCGCCGGCGAGCTCGTCGACGCGTTCGGCCTGGATGCCATGCTGCTGATCGGCGGAAGCCTGCTCCAGGCCGCCGACCTTACCGCCCGGGCCGGCACGCTCCGCGAGAGCGTCGAGACCGCCGCCCGTTCCCTGCTCTCCTGA
- a CDS encoding cupin domain-containing protein → MDDAPVHRRFVDAPEGFRWTETDVHPYKTDDAGHAAVCRQVLFEEGLPVQGRYFEIGPDGHSSFEKHRHVHAVFILRGRGQAVVGERVLTLAPFDVVRVPPDTWHQFIAAPDQPLGFLCVVERERDRPVYPSPEERIALRRIPALAAVARFTSPESSV, encoded by the coding sequence ATGGACGACGCGCCGGTGCATCGCCGCTTCGTAGATGCCCCCGAGGGGTTTCGATGGACCGAAACGGACGTGCATCCCTACAAAACCGATGACGCCGGACACGCGGCCGTGTGCCGGCAGGTTCTGTTCGAGGAGGGTCTCCCCGTCCAGGGCCGATACTTCGAAATCGGGCCCGACGGGCACTCTTCGTTCGAGAAACATCGCCATGTACATGCTGTATTTATCCTCCGCGGCCGGGGCCAGGCCGTCGTGGGCGAGCGGGTGCTGACGCTGGCGCCGTTCGACGTCGTCCGCGTTCCACCGGATACGTGGCATCAGTTCATCGCCGCCCCCGACCAGCCGCTCGGCTTCCTGTGCGTGGTCGAGCGCGAGCGGGATCGCCCCGTCTACCCGTCGCCCGAGGAGCGGATCGCGCTCCGGCGCATCCCCGCGCTCGCGGCAGTCGCCCGTTTCACTTCGCCCGAATCCAGCGTATGA